In Balaenoptera acutorostrata chromosome 19, mBalAcu1.1, whole genome shotgun sequence, the following proteins share a genomic window:
- the SHKBP1 gene encoding SH3KBP1-binding protein 1, with product MAAAAPAADGVPGRGPPGEVIHLNVGGKRFSTSRQTLTWIPDSFFSSLLSGRISTLKDETGAIFIDRDPTVFAPILNFLRTKELDPRGVHGSSLLHEAQFYGLTPLVRRLQLREELDRSSCGNVLFNGYLPPPVFPVKRRNRHSLVGPQQAGGRPAPVRRSNTMPPNLGNAGLLGRMLDEKAPPSPSGLPEEPGMVRLVCGHHNWIAVAYTQFLVCYRLKEASGWQLVFSSPRLDWPIERLALTTRVLSGALGEHDKMVAAATGSEILLWALQAEGGGSEIGVFHLGVPVEALFFVGNQLIATSHTGRIGVWNAVTKHWQVQEVQAITSYDAAGSFLLLGCDNGSIYYVDVQKFPLRMKDNDLLVSELYRDPAEDGVTALSVYLTPKTSDSGNWIEIAYGTSSGGVRVIVQHPETVGSGPQLFQTFTVHRSPVTKIMLSEKHLISVCADNNHVRTWSVTRFRGMISTQPGSTPLASFKILALESADGHGGCSAGNDIGPYGERDDQQVFIQKVVPNASQLFVRLSSTGQRVCSVRSVDGSPTTAFTVLECEGSRRLGSRPRRYLLTGQANGSLALWDLTTAMDGLGQAPAGGLTEEELLEQLEQCELAPLASLRGAPPSPSPRTSLTSLHSAFSSASLSSRRGSPSPPQAEARRRWGGSFVERCQELVRSGPEPRRPPTPAPRPSAGLGAPLAPPKMKLTETSF from the exons ATGGCAGCCGCGGCCCCTGCAGCAGACGGGGTCCCAGGTCGGGGACCTCCCGGGGAGGTGATTCATCTGAACGTGGGAGGCAAGAG ATTCAGTACCTCTCGTCAGACTCTCACCTGGATCCCAGACTCCTTCTTCTCCAG TCTTCTGAGCGGACGCATCTCAACACTGAAAGATGAGACCGGAGCC ATCTTCATCGACAGGGACCCCACCGTCTTCGCCCCTATCCTCAACTTCCTGCGCACCAAAGAGTTGGACCCCAG GGGTGTCCACGGTTCCAGCCTCCTCCACGAAGCTCAGTTCTATGGGCTCACTCCTCTGG TTCGTCGTCTGCAGCTTCGGGAAGAGTTGGATCGATCTTCTTGCGGAAACGTCCTCTTCAATGGTTACCTGCCTCCACCAG TGTTCCCGGTGAAGCGGCGGAACAGGCACAGCCTGGTGGGGCCCCAGCAAGCAGGGGGACGCCCAGCCCCTGTTCGACGGAGCAACACGATGCCCCCCAACCTGGGCAACGCAGGGCTGCTGGGCCGAATGCTAGATGAgaaagcccctccctccccatcag GGCTACCAGAGGAGCCGGGAATGGTGCGCCTGGTGTGTGGACACCACAACTGGATCGCCGTGGCCTATACCCAGTTTCTTGTCTGCTATAG GCTGAAGGAAGCCTCTGGCTGGCAGCTGGTGTTCTCCAGTCCCCGCCTGGACTGGCCCATTGAGCGACTGGCACTCACAACCCGGGTGCTCAGTGGGGCCCTGGGTGAGCATGACAAGATGGTGGCAGCAGCCACGGGCAGCGAGATCCTGCTGTGGGCTCTGCAGGCAGAAGGCGGCGGCTCTGAGATAG GAGTCTTCCATCTGGGCGTGCCTGTGGAGGCCTTATTCTTCGTCGGGAACCAGCTCATTGCCACAAGCCACACAGGGCGCATTGGGGTGTGGAACGCCGTCACCAAGCACTGGCAG gtCCAGGAGGTGCAGGCCATCACCAGTTACGATGCTGCaggctccttcctcctcctgggcTGCGACAACGGCTCCATCTACTACGTGG ATGTGCAGAAATTCCCCCTGCGCATGAAGGACAATGACCTCCTTGTCAGCGAGCTCTACCGGGACCCGGCGGAGGACGGAGTCACAGCCCTGAGCGTCTACCTCACCCCAAAGACCA GTGACAGTGGGAACTGGATCGAGATCGCCTACGGCACCAGCTCAGGGGGCGTGCGTGTCATCGTGCAGCATCCCGAGACCGTGGGCTCGGGGCCTCAGCTCTTTCAGACCTTCACCGTGCACCGCAGCCCCGTCACCAAGATCATGCTGTCAGAGAAGCACCTCATCTCAG TCTGTGCCGACAACAACCACGTGCGGACGTGGTCTGTGACTCGCTTCCGTGGCATGATTTCCACCCAGCCTGGCTCCACCCCGCTCGCTTCATTCAAGATCCTGGCGCTGGAATCGGCCGACGGGCATGGCGGCTGCAGTGCTGGCAATGACATTG GCCCCTACGGCGAGCGGGATGACCAGCAAGTGTTCATTCAGAAGGTGGTACCAAATGCCAGCCAGCTCTTCGTGCGTCTTTCCTCCACTGGTCAGCG GGTGTGCTCTGTGCGCTCCGTGGACGGCTCGCCCACCACCGCCTTCACGGTGCTCGAGTGCGAGGGCTCCCGGAGGCTGGGCTCCCGGCCGCGGCGCTATCTGCTCACTGGCCAGGCCAACGGCAGCTTGGCCCTGTGGGACCTGACCACCGCCATGGACGGCCTCGGCCAGGCGCCTG cagGGGGCCTGACAGAGGAAGAGCTGCTGGAACAGCTGGAGCAGTGCGAACTAGCCCCGCTGGCTTCCTTGAGGGGCGCTCCCCCCAGCCCCTCGCCCCGGACCTCTCTCACCAG TCTCCACTCAGCCTTCAGCAGCGCCTCTCTGTCCAGCCGCCGTGGGAGCCCGAGCCCCCCCCAGGCTGAGGCCCGGCGCCGCTGGGGAGGCAGCTTCGTGGAACGCTGCCAGGAACTGGTGCGGAGTGGGCCGGAGCCCCGGCGGCCACCGACACCAGCCCCCCGGCCCTCCGCGGGTCTCGGGGCTCCCCTTGCACCCCCCAAGATGAAGCTCACTGAAACTTCCTTCTGA